A genomic stretch from Acidobacteriota bacterium includes:
- a CDS encoding ABC transporter permease, whose amino-acid sequence MVTHAVTEIGRMFLMLGQVLRWTPRRPWEVRELLRQMVKVGVDSIPVVLLTAMFTGMVLALQTFNTLQRFNAEGFVGSLVALSMVRELSPVIGGLIVAGRCGSAMGAELGTMRVTEQIDALEVMATNPVHYLVVPRVWATTLTLPMLVAMGNAVGIWGGYLIAVVLLGANPVTYLENTFRFLELNDLLSGLLKAAVFGLLIALIGCQKGYYTTGGAEGVGRATTQAVVMASIAILFADLLLTKLLF is encoded by the coding sequence GTGGTGACTCACGCCGTCACCGAGATCGGGCGCATGTTCTTGATGCTCGGTCAGGTGCTGCGCTGGACGCCGCGGCGCCCCTGGGAGGTGCGGGAGCTACTGCGCCAGATGGTCAAGGTGGGGGTGGACTCGATTCCGGTGGTGCTGTTGACCGCCATGTTTACCGGCATGGTGTTGGCCCTCCAGACCTTCAACACCCTACAGCGCTTCAACGCCGAGGGCTTCGTGGGCTCGCTGGTGGCGTTGTCGATGGTGCGCGAGCTGTCGCCGGTGATCGGTGGCCTGATCGTCGCCGGCCGCTGTGGCTCGGCGATGGGCGCGGAGCTGGGCACCATGCGGGTGACGGAGCAGATCGACGCTCTGGAGGTGATGGCCACCAACCCGGTCCACTACCTGGTGGTGCCGCGGGTGTGGGCCACCACCCTGACCCTGCCGATGCTGGTGGCGATGGGCAACGCTGTCGGAATCTGGGGCGGCTACCTGATCGCGGTGGTGCTGCTGGGCGCCAATCCGGTGACCTACCTGGAGAACACCTTCCGGTTCCTGGAACTGAACGACCTTCTCTCCGGCCTGTTGAAGGCAGCGGTCTTCGGGTTGCTGATCGCGCTCATCGGCTGCCAGAAGGGGTACTACACCACCGGCGGCGCCGAGGGCGTCGGCCGGGCGACCACCCAGGCGGTGGTGATGGCCTCCATCGCCATCCTGTTCGCCGACCTGCTGCTCACCAAGCTCCTGTTCTGA